One stretch of Comamonas testosteroni DNA includes these proteins:
- a CDS encoding TonB-dependent receptor — translation MKSKIVHASALSLLPALVPFNVLAQSKTTGLPTSIHIAQAENGSRSNEPVADTAPEAATLGEVSVTSRHYDNAVGMSDAASQGVIRSELLESRPALRPGEVLEFVPGVIVTQHSGDGKANQYFLRGFNLDHGTDFATSVDGMPVNMPTHGHGQGYSDMNFLVPELVDRIEYSKGPYFATKGDFASAGAADISYKRRLDAPFIQFTAGGNGYLRGLAGGSKELGDDLTLLTAVEWMGNDGPWSVPENLQRKNAVLRLTKGTQAQGGSLSVMAYDASWTSTDQVPQRLIDAGRYQGRPFGRFDSIDPTDGGKTSRYSLSGEWHQRDNSGETKVSAYAMHYALQLFSNFTYALERPDTGDQFSQKDNRNVFGAAISRAWNHKLAGLDARSQIGLQLRHDNINVAFYDTEARKILSTVRADQVKQTHVGLYAQSEVQLTSWLRSVVGLRGDSYRFDVNSLGQPLNSGKANASRISPKLTFVAGPWQNTEFFLNAGKGFHSNDARGVMSRIDPRSGEPVEPSPGIAPSRGWEIGARTEAITDLQTSISYWHLRSKSELIYVGDAGTTEASLASRRHGVEINNRWTPGKHFLLDADLALSKARFTNGDRIPNAVDVVSSVAATWRDLGPWTTSLQWRYLGSSALVEDNTVRSKPVSTVNWRLTRSLKDILGRDASLTLDVFNLFNKKFDDIQYYYGSRLPNEATAVDGRIVHPGEPRAVRVTFRTTF, via the coding sequence ATGAAATCAAAAATCGTTCACGCCAGCGCTCTGAGTCTGCTCCCCGCCCTGGTCCCCTTCAACGTGCTTGCCCAGTCAAAAACGACAGGGCTCCCTACATCAATACACATTGCTCAGGCAGAAAATGGCAGCCGCAGCAACGAGCCTGTTGCTGATACAGCCCCGGAAGCCGCAACACTTGGGGAGGTCTCCGTCACCAGCCGTCACTATGACAACGCAGTTGGAATGAGTGATGCGGCATCGCAAGGTGTCATCCGCTCCGAGCTGCTGGAAAGCCGCCCGGCGCTGCGCCCCGGCGAAGTGCTGGAGTTCGTGCCTGGGGTCATCGTCACCCAGCATTCGGGAGATGGCAAAGCCAATCAGTATTTTCTGCGCGGCTTCAATCTCGATCACGGAACCGACTTTGCGACCAGCGTCGATGGCATGCCGGTGAATATGCCAACGCATGGACATGGGCAGGGCTATTCCGATATGAACTTTCTGGTTCCGGAGCTCGTCGACCGTATCGAATACAGCAAAGGCCCGTACTTTGCGACAAAAGGCGACTTTGCTTCCGCAGGAGCGGCAGACATCAGCTACAAGCGGCGTCTGGATGCACCATTCATACAGTTCACAGCTGGCGGCAATGGATATCTGCGCGGCCTCGCCGGCGGGTCAAAAGAGCTGGGTGATGATCTGACGTTGCTCACTGCTGTTGAGTGGATGGGCAATGATGGCCCATGGTCCGTGCCCGAAAATCTGCAACGCAAAAATGCGGTACTGCGCCTGACAAAGGGAACTCAGGCACAAGGCGGATCACTGAGCGTGATGGCCTACGACGCCAGCTGGACATCGACAGACCAGGTGCCGCAGCGACTCATTGATGCAGGCCGTTATCAGGGCAGGCCCTTCGGCCGATTTGACTCCATCGACCCCACCGATGGCGGCAAGACGTCGCGCTACAGTTTGTCGGGGGAATGGCATCAGCGCGACAACTCGGGCGAGACAAAAGTTTCCGCTTATGCGATGCACTATGCGTTGCAACTGTTCTCCAACTTCACCTATGCACTGGAGCGCCCAGATACCGGAGACCAGTTCTCTCAGAAGGACAATCGAAATGTCTTCGGTGCAGCCATTTCAAGGGCCTGGAACCATAAGCTGGCAGGCCTGGATGCGCGCAGTCAGATTGGACTGCAACTGCGCCACGACAATATCAACGTGGCCTTCTACGACACGGAGGCCCGCAAGATTCTCTCCACGGTCAGAGCCGATCAGGTCAAGCAAACTCATGTGGGTCTGTATGCGCAGTCAGAAGTGCAACTCACCTCATGGTTGCGCAGTGTTGTGGGCCTACGCGGGGACAGCTACCGCTTTGATGTCAACAGCCTCGGCCAACCCTTGAACTCAGGCAAGGCTAATGCAAGCCGGATCTCGCCCAAACTGACGTTTGTTGCGGGCCCCTGGCAGAACACGGAATTCTTTCTGAATGCGGGTAAAGGCTTTCATAGCAACGATGCGCGAGGCGTGATGAGCCGCATCGACCCGCGCAGCGGTGAGCCTGTGGAGCCGTCTCCCGGAATTGCTCCTTCTCGCGGCTGGGAAATCGGTGCACGCACGGAGGCCATTACCGACCTGCAAACATCGATTTCGTACTGGCATCTCCGCTCCAAGTCAGAGCTGATCTATGTTGGTGATGCCGGAACCACTGAAGCCAGCCTTGCCAGCCGGCGTCACGGTGTGGAAATCAATAACCGCTGGACGCCTGGGAAGCATTTTTTGCTGGATGCCGACCTGGCTCTGTCCAAGGCACGTTTCACCAACGGCGACCGCATCCCCAACGCGGTGGATGTGGTGTCCTCTGTCGCCGCAACCTGGCGTGACTTGGGCCCATGGACCACCAGCCTTCAGTGGCGCTACCTGGGTAGCAGTGCGCTGGTGGAAGACAACACCGTGCGCTCCAAACCAGTATCAACGGTCAACTGGCGCCTGACTCGCAGCTTGAAAGATATTCTGGGACGTGATGCGAGCCTGACGCTGGATGTGTTCAACCTCTTCAACAAGAAGTTTGACGACATTCAATACTATTACGGATCACGTTTGCCCAATGAGGCCACCGCAGTTGATGGTCGTATCGTCCATCCAGGTGAGCCTCGGGCCGTGCGAGTGACGTTCCGCACTACCTTCTGA
- a CDS encoding TonB-dependent receptor plug domain-containing protein, translating to MKTRLMSAAALGLLPPLLSSFAFAQSSPGTEQATGQAAPSSQQRPSLRDSGSDAAGTQLAETLVEASKLDKDVFTLTQAATIIEQEQIERGSYTDLTEVLRSVPGLEFKQVGGPGQYNYIKMRGFGSANVLVVVDGVSMNLPSTGDVANLLSQYDPSSISRIEILRGPQTVLYGSNATAGVISITTKRGSLEPKRSISVEAGSLGWKKAKASFQQAFDVADGKLSTSLYASHTDSDGLLKYEGTRDTTLQASADFRGKSIDAGIALTHNKNRFNYAQLKEVTTGPNGAPAYWGMQLPDPNAYNDRRTDTASAYLEQRLTEQLSQRLELGWTQTRRTNADPNDGLLGYVTAPWNHFSLDYKNYFNQGELVPFYDSGFVGTANYKDQSKQLNYSLKYAGQGFKVLGGAELYDASASQWGAYGSLQGKNKRKSLYANGEYQVGVSGPILAAGVRHDKYDVWGSKTTGSVGINQQVGNVTIFGNYATSYAAPTLSQLYNPTYGNTNLKPESGRMVELGIRQVLPSLGANWEANLWKGKVKDAILYDGSITNSRTSSGYGLYANGDALETQGLELSGALRINTQWQLKANYTYTDSQTKKKGKDFARTVQVARHKGNIGLAYANGPLNVDFSAFLTGKRYDWTGVDWIPGYVRFDVSARYAVNKQLNLFARIENIFDHKVQEGLGYKPMGIYGIVGAEYKF from the coding sequence ATGAAAACCAGATTGATGAGCGCTGCGGCGCTCGGACTGCTTCCACCTCTTCTCTCGTCGTTCGCGTTTGCGCAAAGCTCTCCTGGAACTGAACAGGCCACGGGACAAGCTGCGCCATCCTCTCAGCAACGGCCCAGTTTGAGAGATTCCGGCTCAGATGCCGCCGGAACCCAGTTGGCGGAAACGCTGGTGGAAGCATCCAAGCTGGATAAAGATGTTTTCACGCTGACGCAAGCTGCAACCATCATCGAGCAGGAGCAGATCGAGCGCGGCTCGTACACTGATCTCACCGAAGTTCTTCGAAGTGTGCCTGGGCTGGAGTTCAAACAAGTCGGAGGCCCAGGTCAGTACAACTACATCAAGATGAGAGGCTTTGGCTCTGCCAACGTGTTGGTTGTGGTCGACGGGGTTTCCATGAATCTGCCCAGCACGGGAGATGTGGCCAACCTACTGAGCCAATATGATCCTTCGTCCATCTCTCGCATTGAAATTCTGCGAGGACCACAGACGGTTCTGTACGGCTCGAACGCAACTGCTGGAGTCATCTCGATTACGACGAAGCGTGGTTCGCTCGAGCCCAAGCGCAGTATCTCTGTTGAAGCTGGTTCTCTCGGTTGGAAAAAGGCCAAAGCCTCGTTTCAACAGGCCTTTGATGTTGCCGATGGCAAGCTGAGCACCTCTTTATATGCGTCTCACACTGACAGCGATGGTCTGCTGAAGTACGAAGGTACTCGTGACACCACACTTCAAGCGTCTGCTGATTTTCGTGGAAAGTCCATCGATGCCGGCATCGCCCTCACACATAACAAGAATCGCTTTAACTATGCCCAACTGAAAGAGGTCACAACGGGTCCTAACGGCGCCCCGGCCTATTGGGGCATGCAGCTTCCGGATCCCAACGCCTACAACGATCGCCGCACAGACACAGCTAGCGCCTATCTTGAGCAACGTCTCACAGAGCAACTCAGCCAACGCTTGGAGCTTGGTTGGACGCAGACACGTCGTACCAACGCGGATCCCAACGACGGGTTGCTGGGATATGTCACCGCCCCCTGGAATCATTTCTCTCTGGACTATAAAAATTACTTCAATCAGGGAGAGCTGGTTCCGTTCTACGACAGCGGTTTTGTCGGCACTGCCAACTACAAGGATCAGAGCAAGCAGCTGAACTACAGCCTCAAGTATGCGGGTCAAGGATTCAAGGTCCTTGGCGGCGCAGAGCTCTACGATGCGAGCGCATCACAGTGGGGGGCTTATGGCAGCTTGCAGGGCAAGAATAAGCGCAAGTCGCTCTATGCCAACGGGGAATACCAAGTTGGCGTTTCCGGTCCTATTCTTGCCGCAGGGGTTCGTCATGACAAGTACGACGTCTGGGGGAGCAAGACAACAGGGAGCGTGGGGATCAATCAGCAAGTTGGCAATGTGACCATCTTTGGCAACTATGCGACCAGCTATGCAGCCCCGACTTTGTCGCAGCTCTACAACCCGACGTATGGCAACACCAACCTCAAGCCAGAAAGTGGTCGCATGGTTGAGTTGGGCATCCGCCAGGTCCTACCCAGCCTTGGCGCGAACTGGGAAGCCAATCTCTGGAAGGGCAAGGTCAAAGATGCCATTCTGTATGACGGCAGTATCACTAATTCACGCACCAGCAGCGGCTATGGGTTGTATGCGAATGGCGACGCGCTGGAAACGCAAGGCCTAGAGTTGAGTGGGGCTCTGCGTATCAACACGCAGTGGCAACTGAAAGCCAACTACACCTACACTGACTCCCAGACCAAGAAAAAAGGCAAAGACTTTGCTCGCACAGTCCAAGTGGCGCGGCACAAAGGGAACATTGGTCTGGCCTATGCCAATGGTCCCCTGAATGTGGATTTCTCTGCATTCCTGACTGGCAAGCGCTATGACTGGACCGGGGTGGACTGGATTCCTGGCTACGTGCGCTTCGATGTATCTGCACGCTATGCAGTGAACAAGCAACTCAATCTCTTTGCTCGTATCGAGAACATCTTCGACCACAAGGTCCAGGAAGGTCTTGGCTACAAGCCCATGGGTATCTACGGCATCGTTGGCGCTGAATACAAATTCTGA
- a CDS encoding DUF7676 family protein: protein MTTEVRLQQPIETNESSLGHVQAWALPADEDSLWMLCKDIFQKHWGEIVFGSLIPGAVWEIRAPNAPTKVSVLDGYLTVDFGAWHFHICIGHFKGASDEDAFMRRTGRAELYRVLNKEGTPKSWGVRLFNNAGQQQMTVFLPNPFLTPEQQIAPAPDWSRLAIWDWLRETYLGLPSDPADRSGRGFSCGG from the coding sequence ATGACGACGGAAGTGCGCCTGCAACAGCCGATAGAAACAAATGAATCCAGCCTGGGCCATGTGCAAGCCTGGGCGCTTCCAGCCGATGAAGACAGCCTTTGGATGCTCTGCAAGGACATCTTCCAAAAACACTGGGGCGAAATTGTTTTTGGCTCACTGATTCCTGGTGCCGTATGGGAAATCAGAGCTCCCAATGCGCCAACAAAGGTCAGCGTTCTAGATGGCTATCTGACTGTCGATTTTGGAGCCTGGCATTTCCATATCTGCATTGGTCATTTCAAGGGTGCTTCGGATGAAGATGCATTCATGCGCCGCACGGGCCGTGCTGAGCTATACCGCGTCCTGAATAAGGAAGGCACACCCAAGTCCTGGGGGGTGCGCTTGTTCAACAACGCGGGGCAGCAACAAATGACAGTGTTCTTGCCAAACCCTTTCCTTACACCGGAGCAGCAAATTGCTCCAGCCCCTGATTGGTCGCGCTTGGCCATCTGGGACTGGTTGCGCGAAACCTACCTTGGGTTGCCCAGTGATCCAGCCGACCGCAGCGGCCGAGGATTTTCATGTGGCGGCTAA
- a CDS encoding ABC transporter substrate-binding protein, translating to MTIAALFVSAATLWPVQQAYAQPESNVPQRIVSLNLCTDQLLLQLVDPQRIAALSHLSKDPRSSALHAKAEGLPTVRGNTEEVLALKPDLVLVGTYTTRHTNSMLRKFGIPVVAIPGANSFDDVRKEIREVAKAVAEAPRGEQLIAQFDQRLEQLRASAPKHRKTAMRYSAGGYTAGSNTLYDSIFEAAGFINGAKNANVKGYGRLPIERLIEQKPEVILGSDYKPETPTQGNRMLSHPAIQGLHARSLVLSSRDIVCGGIWNLEAAQKLREEAGS from the coding sequence TTGACGATTGCTGCTCTCTTTGTGAGTGCAGCTACGTTATGGCCTGTTCAACAGGCTTACGCACAGCCTGAAAGCAATGTGCCGCAACGCATCGTTTCACTGAATTTATGCACAGACCAGTTGCTGCTGCAACTGGTCGACCCCCAACGGATCGCTGCACTTTCCCATCTGAGCAAAGATCCGCGCAGCTCTGCTTTGCACGCGAAAGCCGAAGGTCTACCTACTGTGCGTGGCAATACTGAAGAAGTGCTCGCGCTCAAGCCTGATCTGGTGCTTGTGGGAACCTATACAACGCGACACACAAATTCCATGTTGCGCAAATTTGGTATTCCTGTAGTAGCAATCCCAGGGGCTAACAGCTTCGATGATGTACGTAAAGAAATCCGTGAAGTCGCCAAAGCGGTTGCCGAAGCTCCCAGAGGAGAGCAACTGATTGCCCAATTCGACCAGAGATTGGAGCAACTAAGGGCTTCTGCGCCCAAGCATAGAAAAACAGCGATGCGCTATAGCGCAGGTGGCTACACCGCGGGCAGCAATACCTTATATGACTCGATTTTTGAAGCTGCGGGCTTCATCAATGGAGCGAAGAACGCCAACGTCAAAGGCTATGGGCGATTGCCAATAGAGCGGCTGATTGAGCAAAAGCCGGAGGTAATTTTGGGCAGCGACTACAAGCCCGAAACGCCGACACAAGGCAATCGCATGCTCAGTCATCCCGCCATTCAAGGGCTCCATGCACGAAGCCTTGTTCTGTCTTCGCGCGACATTGTCTGTGGCGGAATCTGGAATCTTGAAGCTGCACAGAAACTTCGGGAAGAAGCTGGAAGCTAA
- a CDS encoding FecCD family ABC transporter permease gives MDTHNLNSVAGGNVGSFVVPPKRDHRHKVIVSNGDEFAVPQSAALGLRTLSSASPVIVLLLLATALLAACSLFVGYVDMDPLRLLHGAMASDLVPSRILIDIRLPRTVLCMAVGATLGLTGAAMQGLLRNPLAEPGLLGVSSGAALGAVVALYTGIANAFYLALPLAGFLGTALACAFVFILAGHNTPRTTLILGGVAVSALCGSLISLILNWSTNPMAMSEIVFWMMGSLADRSNQDLLLSVPFMLAGCVLLITCGKALQALALGEETAHSMGVNLSRLRIKILLGCALAVGAAVSVSGSIGFIGLVAPHLMRKTAQGDPAKLLPLSALAGAALLLIADLGVRFLYNSGQELKLGVLTSLVGAPFFIALIVRSRGASHDQ, from the coding sequence ATGGATACGCATAATCTGAATTCAGTTGCTGGAGGCAATGTCGGCAGCTTTGTAGTTCCTCCAAAGCGGGACCACAGACACAAAGTCATAGTCAGCAACGGTGATGAATTCGCTGTACCTCAAAGCGCTGCCCTAGGACTGCGAACGTTGTCGAGTGCATCGCCTGTGATTGTCCTGCTGCTTTTGGCGACAGCACTTCTGGCTGCTTGCTCACTGTTTGTAGGGTATGTGGACATGGATCCTTTGCGATTGCTTCATGGAGCGATGGCCAGTGACCTAGTCCCATCAAGAATTCTGATTGATATCAGATTACCTCGGACTGTTTTATGCATGGCGGTGGGCGCTACGTTGGGACTGACTGGAGCAGCCATGCAAGGGCTGCTGAGAAACCCTCTGGCCGAGCCGGGCCTTCTTGGCGTCTCTAGTGGTGCAGCCCTAGGTGCGGTCGTCGCCCTGTATACAGGTATCGCCAACGCCTTCTATCTGGCTTTGCCGTTGGCGGGTTTTCTGGGCACGGCTCTCGCATGCGCTTTCGTATTTATTCTTGCTGGACACAACACCCCTAGAACCACGCTCATCCTGGGCGGGGTTGCGGTTTCTGCACTCTGTGGTTCCTTGATCTCCTTGATCCTGAATTGGTCGACCAATCCCATGGCCATGAGCGAGATCGTGTTTTGGATGATGGGGTCTCTGGCAGACCGTAGCAATCAAGATTTGCTGCTTTCAGTTCCCTTCATGCTGGCAGGCTGCGTCCTCTTGATAACTTGTGGGAAGGCACTTCAAGCACTGGCTTTAGGTGAAGAAACTGCTCATTCAATGGGCGTAAATCTGAGCCGCTTGCGCATCAAAATTTTGCTCGGCTGTGCTCTGGCTGTCGGTGCTGCCGTCTCTGTATCAGGCAGTATCGGCTTCATTGGTTTAGTAGCCCCTCACTTGATGAGAAAGACTGCCCAGGGAGATCCTGCAAAGCTGCTACCACTCTCCGCCCTCGCTGGGGCAGCGCTTCTCCTCATTGCAGATCTTGGTGTCCGCTTTCTCTACAACAGTGGCCAGGAATTGAAACTTGGCGTGCTCACATCACTAGTTGGAGCGCCATTTTTCATTGCACTCATCGTACGCAGCAGAGGCGCATCACATGATCAGTAA
- a CDS encoding ABC transporter ATP-binding protein — translation MISNLATSRLVCRNVSIKTPDKNILDGVDFELAPGELVGIIGSNGAGKSSLLKSMIGLIKGSSGLISLGERKMASMTPGEQARLVSYLAQGQQINWPQTVERVVSLGRIPHVRDSVLDARIIRETMRQVEVHHLAKRNVQTLSGGERARVLLARALAVQAPFLLADEPLAALDPSHQLRIMQLLLEQAHEGLAVAVVLHDLSLAMRFCTRIVVLHQGKKIADAKPDIACSDAILAQAFGIDVARASWNSNTFAVPWAICER, via the coding sequence ATGATCAGTAACCTCGCTACCAGCCGCCTTGTCTGCCGCAATGTGTCCATTAAAACTCCAGATAAGAACATTCTCGATGGCGTTGACTTTGAGCTGGCCCCTGGAGAGCTAGTAGGCATTATTGGAAGCAATGGAGCTGGCAAATCCAGCTTGCTCAAATCCATGATCGGCCTCATCAAAGGATCATCGGGATTGATCTCTCTTGGCGAACGTAAGATGGCCAGTATGACGCCAGGTGAGCAAGCCAGGCTGGTGTCCTATCTGGCACAAGGACAACAGATCAACTGGCCGCAAACTGTAGAGCGCGTTGTTTCTTTGGGCCGAATACCGCATGTCCGTGACAGCGTTTTAGATGCCAGGATCATTCGTGAAACCATGCGACAGGTGGAAGTTCATCACTTGGCTAAGCGCAATGTCCAGACCCTTTCTGGAGGTGAGCGTGCGCGAGTTCTACTAGCTAGGGCGCTTGCAGTTCAAGCCCCCTTTTTGTTGGCCGACGAGCCATTGGCCGCGCTGGATCCCTCTCATCAACTTCGCATCATGCAATTGCTGCTGGAGCAGGCGCATGAAGGCTTGGCGGTTGCCGTGGTTTTGCATGACTTGTCGCTGGCAATGCGTTTCTGCACACGCATTGTGGTGCTTCACCAAGGCAAGAAGATTGCCGATGCAAAGCCCGATATTGCATGCTCAGATGCTATCTTGGCGCAAGCTTTTGGTATTGACGTCGCGCGTGCAAGCTGGAACAGCAACACCTTCGCAGTGCCGTGGGCTATATGCGAAAGATAG
- a CDS encoding methionine synthase, translating to MFETSIAGSLPKPAWLAETNKLWPQWKAEGDALRQAKADATLLWIKAQEDAGLDIVCDGEQSRQHFVHGFLEQVEGIDFENKVKMGIRDNRYDAMVPQVTSALALKGRVHAFEAQLARAHTKKKLKFTLPGPMTIVDTVADRFYGGDADGRVKMAFAFAELLNQEALALQADGVDIIQFDEPAFNVYMKDAADWGVKALERAVQGLSCTTAVHICYGYGIKANTDWKSTLGEEWRQYETVFPALARSSIDQVSLECIHSHVPPDLMKLLAGKDVLVGVIDVASDVVETPEEIADTIGRALEFVPKERLFPCTNCGLAPMGRDVAWRKLEALAAGTKLAKARLTIA from the coding sequence ATGTTCGAAACCTCCATCGCAGGCAGCCTGCCGAAACCCGCCTGGCTGGCAGAAACCAACAAGCTCTGGCCCCAGTGGAAGGCTGAAGGCGATGCACTTCGCCAAGCCAAGGCCGATGCAACCCTGCTATGGATCAAGGCCCAGGAAGATGCAGGCCTGGATATCGTGTGTGACGGGGAGCAGTCGCGCCAGCATTTCGTGCATGGTTTCCTCGAACAAGTCGAGGGCATTGACTTCGAGAACAAGGTGAAAATGGGCATCCGCGACAACCGCTACGACGCGATGGTGCCGCAGGTGACGTCAGCCCTGGCCCTGAAGGGCCGCGTACATGCCTTCGAAGCCCAGTTGGCGCGCGCGCACACGAAGAAGAAGCTGAAATTCACTCTACCTGGTCCAATGACCATCGTGGACACTGTGGCGGATCGCTTTTACGGCGGTGATGCTGACGGAAGGGTCAAGATGGCCTTCGCCTTTGCCGAGTTGCTCAACCAGGAGGCCCTGGCGCTTCAGGCTGATGGCGTAGACATCATCCAGTTCGACGAACCTGCCTTCAATGTCTACATGAAGGACGCTGCCGACTGGGGCGTGAAAGCGCTGGAGCGTGCAGTGCAGGGCTTGAGCTGCACGACGGCGGTACATATCTGCTACGGCTATGGAATCAAGGCCAATACAGACTGGAAAAGCACCCTGGGCGAAGAATGGCGTCAGTATGAGACGGTGTTTCCAGCACTTGCCCGCAGCAGCATCGACCAAGTGAGCCTGGAATGCATTCACTCCCATGTACCGCCCGATCTGATGAAGCTGCTGGCAGGTAAAGACGTGTTGGTCGGTGTGATCGACGTAGCCAGCGATGTGGTCGAGACCCCCGAAGAAATTGCTGACACCATTGGCCGAGCGCTGGAGTTCGTACCGAAGGAGCGACTGTTCCCATGCACGAATTGCGGTCTGGCACCGATGGGGCGGGACGTGGCGTGGCGTAAGTTGGAAGCTCTGGCAGCAGGCACGAAGCTGGCCAAAGCGCGGCTTACTATAGCGTGA
- a CDS encoding DUF1852 domain-containing protein produces MNTELTFELKSISFDENYHPADSTRLTTNFANLARGISRQQNLRNTLKMIDKRFNDLAHWDNPAGDRYAVGLEIISVEMYLNGKSCDATFPLIEILKPSILDKTTNKRIDGIVGNSFSSYVRDYDFSVLLPEYNLNRTDFRTPDNFGDLHGKLFKHFVNSRTYKERFNKTPVICISASTSKTYQRTGNLHPVLGIEYQQNELSSTDQYFAKMGMQVRFFMPPDSVAPFAFYFYGDLLNDYTNLELIGTISTMETFQKIYRPEIYNANSAAGKLYQPSLKHQDYSLTQIVYDREERSQLAVKQGKFTEEHFIKPYKNVLEQWATDFAI; encoded by the coding sequence ATGAACACCGAACTTACTTTTGAGCTCAAGAGCATCAGCTTCGATGAAAACTACCACCCAGCGGACAGCACGCGTTTGACCACCAATTTCGCCAACCTAGCCCGCGGAATAAGTCGTCAGCAAAACCTGCGCAACACGTTGAAGATGATTGACAAGCGCTTCAATGACTTGGCCCATTGGGACAATCCGGCAGGAGATCGCTACGCCGTCGGGCTTGAGATCATCTCCGTTGAGATGTACCTGAATGGCAAGAGCTGCGATGCAACTTTTCCATTGATTGAGATCCTGAAGCCCAGCATTCTCGACAAGACGACGAACAAGCGCATCGACGGCATTGTTGGGAACAGCTTCTCATCTTATGTGCGCGATTACGACTTTAGCGTTCTGCTTCCTGAGTACAACCTCAACCGGACTGATTTCAGAACCCCGGACAATTTTGGCGACCTGCATGGCAAGCTGTTCAAGCACTTTGTCAACTCACGCACCTACAAGGAGCGCTTCAACAAGACGCCGGTCATCTGCATCAGCGCCTCGACCAGCAAGACCTATCAACGGACAGGAAATCTGCACCCGGTACTTGGCATTGAGTACCAACAGAACGAGCTGTCATCGACGGACCAATATTTCGCCAAGATGGGGATGCAGGTGCGCTTTTTCATGCCGCCCGACAGCGTTGCTCCCTTCGCTTTCTACTTCTACGGTGACCTGCTGAACGACTACACGAACCTCGAGCTGATCGGCACGATCAGCACCATGGAAACCTTTCAGAAGATCTACCGGCCCGAGATTTACAACGCCAACTCTGCTGCTGGAAAGCTCTATCAACCGAGCTTGAAGCACCAAGACTATTCGTTAACGCAGATTGTCTATGACCGGGAAGAGCGCAGCCAGTTGGCTGTCAAGCAGGGGAAATTCACGGAAGAGCACTTCATCAAGCCCTACAAGAATGTGCTTGAACAGTGGGCTACCGATTTCGCGATCTGA
- the msuE gene encoding FMN reductase → MTNPLHVVALSGGLQHPSKSTVLAEHLLGLISVEVPCQQSLIEIGQIAPQLAGAVWRSQLPDAVEQQLTAVERADVLIVATPVYRGSYTGLFKHFFDFIHQDALIDKPILLAAAGGSERHSLVIDHQLRPLFSFFQARTLPLGVYATDKDFVDYQLRDEALIERARLAVQRALPLLQLAQRGQSSLAEELLVA, encoded by the coding sequence ATGACAAATCCACTCCATGTAGTAGCGCTCTCCGGCGGGCTGCAACATCCTTCTAAATCCACAGTGCTGGCGGAGCATCTATTGGGCCTGATCTCCGTCGAAGTCCCGTGTCAGCAAAGCCTGATTGAAATTGGACAGATCGCACCTCAGTTGGCTGGTGCTGTCTGGCGCTCACAACTACCCGACGCAGTGGAGCAGCAATTGACAGCCGTCGAGCGAGCTGATGTTCTGATAGTGGCAACCCCTGTTTATCGCGGCTCCTACACGGGACTATTCAAGCACTTCTTTGACTTTATTCATCAGGATGCTCTGATCGACAAGCCCATCTTGTTGGCTGCCGCCGGCGGCAGTGAACGGCACTCCCTGGTCATCGACCACCAACTGCGACCATTGTTTAGCTTCTTTCAGGCGCGCACCTTGCCGTTGGGTGTTTATGCAACCGACAAGGATTTTGTGGACTACCAACTTCGGGATGAGGCCTTGATCGAGCGGGCCAGACTGGCGGTTCAACGGGCATTGCCGTTGTTGCAATTGGCGCAACGCGGCCAATCCTCTCTGGCCGAAGAACTGCTCGTCGCCTGA